ttcaaacaaaattatttaaaatgcttttttttaatgtgctgaaGCCACATGTGGTCAATCAAGCCTAGATTTACAGTACAGCAATTGTGATTTGTATCTTTTATGTAGAGAGAAAAACACACCAGATCGTACTTATTAGGGGAGTACAAATACAAGTACTGCATTTAAATACCATTTCAAAAAGTTAAATAACTTTTTAGATACAGCAACCATTTCAATTCTTATTATTACAGTCACGATGAAGTTTGATTTAAGTAGTTACCGGAGCACGTAAACTATTTGCTGCCAGTTTCGTTTTCAGGAGTGAAATACAATTAGTTCCCCCTTGGTCTGTCACTGAAGGGTTAGTAGGATCGACTGAAAGTATTTAGATATgaatacacattttgttttttgaagaacagtgtgtttgtggtttgtataagaaaaaaaatatatatatatatatatatatatatatttgcattgtcctttttaaattgttttgttttttgtaaatagcatCTCTACAGAACATACGGAATGGACTGTAATCGTGCATTAAAAAGTTTTCAATAACTTTTCTGAAAAATAGTAGGCTTAAAGGTCCCAATTGTAATAGACATTTGTAGTTTTAACATAAAGCAGAAATAAGAAGAATCTATTTTGTTGTGTCATGTTGTATGTTTGTAAACTTGGTAAAGTCatatttcagggatggaaacgGCACTCGGTGTATGGCTAGAATTATTTTTAACTCATTGTTCTTAACTGTCAAAGGACTGAAAGATGAAGATTGTGataggaaatatatatttttatgtgtactgtaaaatattttgttgaaGAAAGCCAGGAAGCCTGATTTTGTCTTTTTAGGAGGTTGAGATATACTTTTATATTGATTGTTAAGGGAAAAAATAATCTCGTTTGTGTGTCTTTCATACCCAATGTGAGACTTCTGGTTTATCttaataggtgttttttttttttttacattttcagtatttttttttttttttttcattttaattattattattattatttatttcttagcagacgcccttatccagggcaacttacaattgttacaagatattacattattattttttacatacaattacccatttatacagttggatttttactggagcaatctaggtaaagtaccttgctcaagggtacagcagcagtgtccccaaccagggattgaacccacaaccctccagtcaagagtccagagccctaaccactactccacactgctgccccctgctgCTTTAAATATGCAATCCAATGTTGCAAACTTACTGCCCAGACCTTAAACATTAAGCTTAGCTGCGGTCTTGGGAGCTATGTTACAGAATGTGATTAAAGTTTACATGAAGTTTTTGTTACAATAAGTTGTTCCTTACTCTGAATGTATATTCGGTGGGTTACTGAAATAACTTATTAtggaaagcacttttttttttttttttttagtgtgtaatatctttttatttattgtagaACTTCACACACATCTTTTGTTGCACAGAAATTATTCtgaaaatgacacacacacacaaaaacacatttactaaTAATTGGTTTACATGGGTTACTTGTAGGGACCAAAACAATGTCAGAATCTATTTGGTTCAAAACTTCAACCAGCTTCTATTTATTCTAGAACATTTACACATGTGTTTGTGACCAGTATTCATGAATCAGGGATGAAACGAAAATGTGTACCTCAAGAGTTTGAAGGTTGTGTTGTGTATTTGTTAATCCTGTATTTTATGGGGGCTTTGGTGGTGTTGCTGTTTTTTCAATAAATCTGCCTATTGTAAAGCATGGCAAGCACACACATTTCTGTTTCTTATCACGTCTCAATTTGGAAATGTATAAGCATAAACTGATTGAAGTCCTATTATTAAAACAGAACCgtacacacttttttttctaaaggcACGTAACGCAGTTGTAGGTTCAAATCAAGGACTGTGTAGCTGTGGTTCGAGCTAAGCGTGTTTCCCCGGAACTCTTCTTTATGCATCCTTGTTTCCCTTTTCTGCTCGGAGGTGTTTGCGTGGTGGCTTCGTTTCTGGAAAATATGGAATCTGAGAAGGTGCTACAATACCTGTGTGAAGTTGAGGAGGCGGCCGAAGAGGTTTTAGCAGATAGACAGCAGGTAAGGAAGGGTACATACATGCTATACGCTTTGGTTTTGAATTTGTATTCTTCATCGTTTGCGCGGAGATGCGTGTGAATCGATTTGGCACTGCGCATAGACAGTGACAGGTTGGTTTGTTGGTAATGTGGTAAGTGTTTTCGTGCTCCACCGAGTGTTTGTTAACGATGAATATTTGGATTAAAAATCACTTTGGTAGTAGTGTAATTTAGCAGTATGTTGTGGGATCACACAGGTTGTGGAACCTATGTGTTTAGGGGTGTTCGTTGTTGTAAGTAGGGTTTGCTGCCAGTGCATTGCGTTGTAGTGTCGCAGTAGTCTGAACTGTTTTATTACCTGGTCCCCTCAGATTGTGGATCTGGACATCAAAAGAAACAGAAACAGGGAGGCACTGAGAGCCCTGCAAGATGACAGAGAGCAGGCTGGTAAGACGGGGCTGTTTCTGgggtttataattaattgtactGCATATTAACCTCTCCTGGTGTTCACAATAAAATGTATGGCCAAACGTTGCAATTTCCAAAACGtggatgcacacacacacacacacacatttttttatatataaaatcacactaTCAATAATTCAAAGTATTTATGTGTTCGCATTTATAGTTTTGCTGATCTGTAGCATTTAAATTGTCTGTGAATAAGACTGATTTGCTGTTTTatcacaattctgttttttttttttttggtcttggaCATTATGTTGTTTAACagaacacttcattttttttttccagacaagGTGAAGGTTTGCTTTGGGAACATGTTTATTAAGCTCCCTAGAGCAAAGACCAAAGAGATGATTCAAAAAGGTTTGTACATTCAGGAACTGTAAGATTGCAGCAGGCAGCTTCTGCCCTGGAATGTCATTCCATCGGAGGTTAACATTTTCAATTTATTACAttgctgtattatttttattgaatcATTATTGTCCTTCTCAGACCAGAAACAGCTTGATAAGGAGATTTGCGATCTAAGAAACCAACTGAAAGCGAAAGTGAATCGACTGAACGAGTTGCAAGGTATGAAACCCATTCCATGTTTTCCCTTGTCAATCTGCCATACTTTCAGAACACCCCGTGTCCTAAACACTGCGAGGCTGTAAAGAGTATCTACTCATACACTCGACCACTCTGTTCTACACACTGCAAGCTTTTATCCTAGACAGCACTGTCTGATCAAAGGCTGCTATCCATGTTACCTTTACATCATCTCTCTCTTCCCAGGCAAGCCAGAACTCAGGGGTTTCAACCTCACCCCACTCACGAAAGAGGAGCTGCAGGCTGTTAACATGCAACTTAGAAGATGAGCTCCATCCAGGGTTCATCGTCTTGGAGAATCAGCTGTGACTGTAAAAGTCTTTGCTTATTTGTGTGGAGAGTCTGTCTTTCACTTCACAGACTTCAATGTGATACTTTGACATGAGCAGCGTATTTGTAATGCATCTGCTGTCTGTCCTTGGTGTGCTAGCGCTACACAGAGGGCCTGAATGAAATATTCAGAGGGTACAAGTCATTCATGTGTGCGCATGTGTCATTACAACATCTCGGTAAGCCATGCTGGCACTGTGATCACTCATTGTGTACTTGTTTCAGACAAAGGTAGTCTGGCACATGCACTAGGATCCACCAATCACATTTTTGGGACTGCATTGTTACcatgattaaaataaaatgtgttttttcttcatGTAAAGCTGCTACAGAGTTGTCATCCACTTgagtcttgttttaaaaaatgatttactaaAACATGTTTTACTGCTGGTCAGCCTGACTACTGATATCATTATCGTTCTCTTTCTGCTCCGGCTTGTCCGAGTCCTCTTCCTTTGATCTCTCGGTCCCTCTGTGGGTTGGCTGTTTCCTGTCATACTTTCTTCTGTCCTGGGAGGGGTTTCAGAAGCTGTCTCAGCTGTGTCTTCCTGTCATTCACATACCCTGGAAATCCGAGGGGAGAATATTAGTCTATAGCCCGAAACCAGAATACCAATCCACATATACAAATCAGGGGAggtgctaataaaataataaataatgtacattccATATTTATGTTGCTAAGTGACACTATTAAAGGGCTAAACTCTATAACTGTTTAGATGTGCGAAAGGGTTTtaggaaaatacaaatgtattcaaTTGACAAGCTGCAGTTTGATCAATTTTTATTCTGATGTGTTGATGAAATGAAAACCACCCAGGCATGATCACTGTCACATTCACATGTCTTTGGTTGTGGATTCCTCTGTCCAGATGTCCTACCTAAGTGAGTGTTGGCAGTTAAGGTGGAGCTCCCCAAAGCGTCCAGGTTTACATCGTCCTTAGAGACAGGACCGTCGTTCCACATGAGGTCGAATCCTCCAATCTGCTTCTCTTTGCCAGTGAGCCTGGTTGGGGAATAAGAAAACAGTGATGTGAATCCATTTCCAAGTATCTGTCACTCTGCGATGGCTAATATGGGCAGTGCTGGATAT
The sequence above is drawn from the Acipenser ruthenus chromosome 29, fAciRut3.2 maternal haplotype, whole genome shotgun sequence genome and encodes:
- the LOC117421701 gene encoding p53 and DNA damage-regulated protein 1-like isoform X2 — translated: MNKPLAEGVCVVASFLENMESEKVLQYLCEVEEAAEEVLADRQQIVDLDIKRNRNREALRALQDDREQADKVKVCFGNMFIKLPRAKTKEMIQKDQKQLDKEICDLRNQLKAKVNRLNELQGKPELRGFNLTPLTKEELQAVNMQLRR
- the LOC117421701 gene encoding p53 and DNA damage-regulated protein 1-like isoform X1, with protein sequence MHPCFPFLLGGVCVVASFLENMESEKVLQYLCEVEEAAEEVLADRQQIVDLDIKRNRNREALRALQDDREQADKVKVCFGNMFIKLPRAKTKEMIQKDQKQLDKEICDLRNQLKAKVNRLNELQGKPELRGFNLTPLTKEELQAVNMQLRR